TTGGATTATAGGATTAGATCATAATGCAAAAACTTTAATTCAGGATTATCCCGCTCCAGAGAAACTCGCTATAGTCCTTGGCAATGAAAATAGTGGTATTAGACCATTAGTTAAAAAACAATGTGATTTGCTTGTCAAAATACCCATGCAACCCACCACGTTACTTGATAGCTTAAACGTATCTACAGCTGCTGCAATAGCTTTTTATGAGATGTTTAAATAAACTTAAATACTAACTTCACGTCTCTATCTCGAAAGTACTACTCACTCAGATAATAGAGCAATAAATACCTAATCTTAAAGCAATCACAGCTACTGATACACATAATTGTTACAGCAACTTTTATTGCCTTCAAGAAATCAATTATATTGTATATACAGGTATCAGTTCTTAAATACTTTTCTGACATTAAAAAGCACTAGGACCATCACCGATAGTATGAGTATTTATTTCTGAACCATCATCTTCTTGCATTAAGGAATGTAATGAGCTTTCATAGTTCGCCGAAACCGTTATGTGCAAAGAAGCCTTTTCATATGCATCTTCAACATTAATATCAGCACCTTTATCTAATAGAGACTTTATTATATCTATATCGGAGTTGTATTTTATAGATAAATGTAAAGGAGAATCCGAATTTTTAGGCGAATTAGTCATTTTAATATACCGATTAATTATATTAATTAGATTATACTTAAACATAATAATAGTGTCAAATATTGTTTTTAATTTTAATTGTTATTATTAAGTAGAGACATCCTTTACACATAAAAATCTTATATAAAACAACTTAAACAAACAAGGCTTTGGGTGATTAGATTAAGTTATAATCAAAAGCTCTAATTGATTATTATCATGCCCCTAAAGGGGCTTATCACAATCTTTAGCAATTAAAATAGTGAAATTAGACCTTTGATCAAAAAACAATGTGATTTGCTCGTTAAAATACCTATGCAACCAACCAAAATTACTTGATAGCTTAAACGTATCCACGGCTGCTGCTATAGCTTTTTATCAGATGTTTAAATAAAAGTACTAAAGACCAACTTTGCAATTAATGTCATATTACATTAACTTAACACAAGCTCTTGTAAATGCCCCCAATAATCCTTATAATGTAGTTTCATGGGGTTATAGCTCAGTTGGTAGAGCGTTTGAATGGCATTCAAAAGGTCAGCGGTTCGATCCCGCTTAGCTCCACCAAAAAATTCTTCAATATGAACATTATGACTACAGAAGCTACATTAAACAAGATAGATCAAATAGTAAAACAAAATCCTGTTGTACTTTTTATGAAAGGTACAAAAGATTTTCCTCAGTGCGGTTTCTCCGCTGCTGTTGTGCACATATTAGATACACTTAATGTAGATTTTATCGATATTAACGTACTTGAAGATGATGCAATTAGACAAGGCGTGAAAAAATACTCTGACTGGGCGACTTTGCCCCAACTATATATAAAAGGCGAGTTCGTTGGAGGATGCGATATTGTAAAGGAACTTTACGCTTCAAACCAATTACAAGAACAACTTGCTAACATTTAAAAAATCTGTTGATTAAATCAATCTAAAATTTGAGTTAAGGCTAAATTTGCGATTTAGTTTAAGATTTAATTGAACCTAAATATTTTTAACTTTGAACCCCTTAATTGATTTATGCAATAGACCTATTACTATTTCTGTAAAAAGCCAAAATTCTTAAAATATTTGACGCAATTGTGCGGAAATAGGGAAAAGTATATTTAATTTTTTTAACAGCTCTACACCTCTGTTTCTTATCATTATGAACAAATGAGACAAAACCTTGTCCCGCTGAACCCAATTATTATTGACTTTTAGTTCTATGTAATCCTTAATTAAATATAAGAAACAGTGTTAAGTTTTTTATTTTTTCTTCGTATACATATCTGAATAAAACAAATAGAATATAAACTTAATATAAACAATACAAATTAAGGATTTTTCATGTTAAAAGCCCTCGATGATAACAAGTCACCGTCTCCAATAGCATTGTACCTAGATAGGTTTCCCAGACCTGATATAAGTTACGAGGATATGTTAGATTCAAGAGGAAGCAAGATAGTATATATTGATACAGATAGATTTACTGCGAAATCACTATATTCTCCCAAGAAGACTTACGATGAGTATAGTGAAACTATTCAACAGCTTTATGAAGTAACTTTTGCCGACCCTAAAGTAATGGAGAAATTTGCTCAAGGTACAACAAGGACTCAAGAATAATTTCAAAATACAGTAAATTTACAATCTACGCGATGGGAAAAGGGTCACCCTTTTGCAGCGTTTATGGTAACAGACAAAGAAACTGATATAGCTGTAGGGTACGAGGTTATAGGAAATAACGCTGATAATATGGGCGAACTGGCATATTTATTTAATAAAAACTATCATAGGAGCCACACGATTCAAGATGTTGGATATGAAAATGTAGGTGCTTTATGTTTAGTGTACGGAGAGTCATTATTTAGAGAAAAACAAAAAATAAATCAAACATATAATAGCGAAGAAAATCAGTTTGAAGGTGGAAGTGAATTTTTAAAGTTTCAAGCTACCACAAGAGATGATAATTTTGCGTCCAAAAGACTCCTTGAAAAAATTGGCTGTAGATATATAGAGGATAATTTTAAATTTGGACATAATCGGCATATATTCGAAAAAATATATACTGCAAATGAAGCAGTGCAGGAATTAGATAATAGCTCCGATAATTATCCGATGACATTGGACCTTATGGGGGAGGAAGGTTAAGAGCTTCTATTGTATCTGCTGAGAATGGTAGCATAATGCTGTTAAAATTGGAGAAGATTCTGATTCTGACTCATTTAAATCTGTAGATGAATTTGAATCTTGAAACGACAATTGTCAAAACTTGAGTAGCTATTTTTTAAACTTCTTATAGTCCGCAAACTTTCAAAATAAATTAACGCCACAATTAATTTTGAGTGGCTAAATTAATAACATTTACAACCCTAATGATATTACCATTATAACCAAGCTCACCTATAATCAGTTTATCTGATTTACAACTTACACCTTCGTATCTCCCATCTTCTATGATTTGGGGAATTTTGCTTATACTTTTACTAGGAGGATACAAGTAAAATAGTGTCATGTGAGGCTTATAAAAATTCATAAGACCAAATGTTCCGTACATGTCTATTTGTTTTTTTATTTCCCCTTCGATACCATCCAACATATCTTGTACTCTGTTTAAGGGCCTTAAGTGATAACGGCTGGCAATATTTACGACCTTCCTATGCAAAACATCGAATATATCAGTTTTTTCCACTCCCCAATCTACCCATCTATCAGCTGTGGTGTAAAATTTAGTGAGCGTTATATCAAATTTTTTAATATTTAATTTTAAAATTTCAGATTCAATTTTAACTAAATCTGACTCTTCAAAAGCACCTTGGTATAAAGTAATATGCCAAATATTTGGTAAATTTTTAAATTGTGGTAGTAGTTTAGAAATCTTTTGGTTCAATTTTGAAGCTAGTTTGTAACATTTTGCCTCGGGTATTACAGCAATCCCGTATTCCCTAACCTCCTTCTTAAATTCTATGGCCAATGAATTATCAACCATATACCCTATTACGATGGCAAGTATAAATAGCAGTCTCATAAAATTTCCTGAAACTTATGTGATTGTCTAACTTGAGGACTTATCTATAAGAAACTTTACAAACAAAATTGCAGAAGCAAACAGTAAAGTGCAAGAGTTAGCTATAATTATTGGCAATGAAGCACGATAAACCCCATAAATAATCCAAAGAATTAATCCTATTATAAATATTAAATACATCGAGGTAGAAATATCTTGCGCAGCCCTTGTTTTAACTACTTTAACAAGCTGAGGAACAAAGGCGACTGTCGTACAAAAACCCGCTAACATTCCCAAATATTCCATATAATCATTCATTCTTTCTAGTATTCTTAAATCTTTTTTGAAGTTTATTAACTTTGAGATTAACACAAAACATGAGATAAGAAAATTATTAATATTTATTTCACATGCCTACCAAAGTAAAAAAAGCCCATTTACCCACTAAAACTTGCGCTATTTGTCTTAAACCATTTACTTGGAGAAAAAAATGGGAAAAAGTTTGGCATAATGTAAAATATTGCTCGAATAAGTGTCGAGGTAAAAAATCAACTAATCTACTTAAGAGTTTGTGACCTTAAAAACAATTTTATGAAACCTTCTATCGCAATTATTGGGGCAGGAATATCAGGGTTAATTTTAGCCAAAAAACTCCAGGATAAAGCATTAGTAACAGTTTTTGAAAAAGCACGGGGGGTTGGTGGACGCATGAGCACTCGTTACACCGATCCATTTTATTTTGATCACGGCGCACAATGCTTTACAGCTCGCACAAAAGAATTTCAACAATTTTTAGAGCCCTACATACAAAAAGGTCTTATTCATGAGTGGTTAGGAAACGTGATTAACCTAGAAATAGAACAAGAGGCAACAACCCGTTTATGGAAAGAATCTCATCTAGTCGCAAGTCCAAATATGAATAGCTTATGCAAAGAGCTTGCTAAAGAAATAAACGTGATAACTAACCTAGAGATCGCCCCGATTAACGAGAGAATAAAAAATAAATGGCTGTTAAAAGATAAAGATGGTAACCAGATAGGCACTTATGATTGGATTATATCCACCGCCCCACCAAGGCAAACAATAAGCTTGTTTGAAAACTACCTTGCGGATAATAATCCAATACGCAACGTCAGTATGCATGGGGGCTTTTCTTTGATGATAGGGTTTAATCGCCCCTGGGATCAGGACTGGATTGCAGCTAAAGTGATTAACAATCCTATTAAATGGATCTCTATCAATTCTACCAAACCTCATCGTCCTAAAAACGTTACCTGCATCGTAGCCCACTCGTCTAATAGCTGGTCAAATAAACATATAGATGATAGAATTGATATATCTCAAACGTTTCTTTTAAAAGAGTTTGAAAAAGTTACGAGCATTAACTGCGAGGGTACTGATTACATAGAAACTCACCGTTGGAGATATGCTATTGTGCACAAAACTCAAAAATCTAATTTTTACCTTGACCCTAAGCTTCAGTTAGCAGCTACGAGTGATTGGTGCAGTACTTCAAGAATTGAGGAAGTATGGTGGTCAAGTAAGATGTTATCTGCAGAAATACTAAATATTATAAATTGTATGTAAATGCTATGAGTACCTTAAGAATTATCTTGCAAGATCAATTGACAGAAACCATTTCTTCTCTAGACGGAATAGATAAGAATCTTGACTGCGTGATGATGTGTGAGGCAAAAGAAGAATTTACTAATGTCCCTCATCATCCCATAAAAATAGCATTTCTTATTTCCGCAATGCGTCTTTTTGCCGAAGAACTGAGGAGTAAAGGATATAAAGTACGTTATGTACCTCTCGATGGTGGTTGCAATAGTTTAGATGATGAAGTCAAAAATGCAATTGAAGAATTAAAGCCAGATTCCATAGTTATTACAGAGCCCTATGACTGGAGAGTTTGGGAAAAAATTCAAAATTGGCAATCAAAATTTTCAATAAAAGTAGAAATTAGGTCCGATAAACGCTTTTTATGCTCAATAGAAGAATTTAAGAAATGGGCTGGTAATAAAAAATCTTTGTTAATGGAGCCTTTTTATCGGATGATGAGGAAAAAGTATAACATTCTTATGGATATGGATGGTAAACCAACAGGAGGGCTTTGGAATTATGATAAAGAAAATCGCCGTCCACCTGATGATGATATGAGGTTCCCTCCAAGATTAATACACGAAGCAAATGATATCGTTAAAGACGTTATAAAGCTTGTAGAAAAAAATTTCCAAAATCATTTTGGTTCCCTCAAGCATTTTGATCTTGCAACTACTAGAAATCAAGCATTACGAGAAGCTCATTTCTTTATCGACAATTTTTTACCTTCGTTTGGTAGATATCAAGATGCTATGATTTCAGGCGAAGCTTATCTCTATCACTCAAGGCTCTCACCTTATCTCAATGCAGGATTACTCATGCCTTTGGAATTATGCAAACTTGCTCAAGATGCCTATAGACATGGCAAAGCTCCTTTAAATGCAGTAGAAGGGTTTATACGTCAGATACTTGGCTGGCGCGAGTATATTAGAGGCATATATTGGAATTTTATGCCAGCTTACGCAAAAATGAACTATTTTGAAGCCAGAAACCCTTTACCTAGCTTTTATTGGGGTAAACCAACTAAAATGTTTTGTATCAAAGAAGCCGTTAGTCATACGGAACAATTTGCATACTCACATCATATTCAAAGATTAATGGTGACAGGTAATTTTGCCTTACTTGCAGGTATAAACCCAAGAGAAGTAGAGGAGTGGTATTTAGCCGTTTACGCAGATGCATATGAATGGGTTGAATTGCCTAATACTCTTGGCATGGCTCTTTTTGGCGATGGAGGAATTATGGCTAGCAAACCATATGCAGCTAGTGGTAAGTACATCAGCCGCATGAGTAATTTTTGCAAAAAGTGCCACTACAATCCTAATAAACTAATAGGAGAAGATGCTTGTCCGTTCAATGCTTTATATTGGCACTTTTTTATGCTCCACGAAAGCAAATTAAGAAATAATACCCGATTATCTTTTGCATACCTAAGTTTAAAGAAATTCGATAACGCAAAAAAGGAAGCCATTATTGAGCAAGCAGATAAAGTAATAGCTCTAATGAACAAAGGTTTACTCTAAAATTATAGACTTAATTTCAGTAACTAGCAAAGATACATTGCTTAGTTTGCGCTCACTTCATTCCTACAAGCTCTAAAATTTATCGTTTAATTCACAATAAGATCCAAACATACAAACTCCAAACTAATAAATGGAAATGAATATTGACAATATATTATATATAATATATATTTATTTTGATAAAATATATTATTTACAAAAATAAGCAATTAAATAAAATTTTTATTTAATAAACAATTAGAATGAAAAGAACGAAAAAATCTACTGCAAGAAAGCTAGGAGTAAAAGGACTACCCACAATTAACGCCGAACTAGGGTGGTACATTCAACCATTAGAGAAAGAGTTTAATGAATTAAATGATCCTGATGAAAAGATAAGCTTGATGCATCAAATAGTGGATAAAATCCTCTCACACGCTAGTAGCCTATTAACCCCTGTGATAGAATATGAAAATTCAAATATTTTATCTAGTAATCCAATTAAAGAAACATTACTTGAACAAAATGTAAAAGAAGTTCGAGATATTTTAACTGAACTTTATGGAACACGTGCCGAAGATGAAATAATGGATTTCCTGGCAGTTACAGAACTCACATATGCTAATCAACAAAGTGCTAAAGCATTTTTGTGTGATCAAGAATCCTTTTTAAAACTTATCAACATCTACGATAAAGCTTTAACACATTCTACTCAAATCAAAACAGCATTTAAAATTATAGAAGCCAGAGAAAAGTTTATTGATACACAAGTTTCTATAGTCAGTGATCCAACAAATATACATACATTCGGTATAGAAAAAACTAAAGAATCTATAATCGAACTACTATCAAGCTTATGCGATCGTTATCCAGAAAAAATCAAAAACATATTTGATCAAAACAATATTACAAAAATTGATTTAGAAAGCTCATATAACCAAGGTAACCAACATTTGAAATCGTTTATAGATTTATTAGAAGATAGTCAAGCAATAGATTATAGTAATCTCGCAATACCAGGACCATACTTAAGTAAAACAGACGTAACAATAATAGATAATATACTTAACAAAGACTTCGAGGGACGCCTATTATTAAAAAAAATGAATGAATTATCCGAGATTCCTCCAGAGGAATTTCAAACAATATTGCAAGAAATTTATTCAATCTTACGCCAAAAACAAAAAGATAATACGAACAAAATTCAAACTCCTAATGCAAAAAGGGCTCATAATTCTTGCGGCCTAGATGAAATTGACACAACTGATAGAATGCCGATTAAAAAAGCTAAACTTGAAAACCCCAAAAAAGTATCAAGTTGCACACTCACAAGCTCAGAAGAAAGTATCAACAACTGGCTAAAGTTTGAAGGCGTAGATTGGCCTGAAGATGGAAATGCATGGCTCAAAGACATAAGTGCGGGCTTTTCAGATAGTGATGAACACAATATCGAGACAAAAGAACAAGCCTCTATCATAACTACCCAAGAAGATAAACCTGATCCATTTGCAGATGTATTAGGTAATAGTTGGCTGTTTTATGATTAACCTCACACACCAAAATTTATAAGAACTAAGTTTGATAGCTACAAAACAAACTTAGCAACGACCGGAGTATGGTCGCTACACTCTGTTTGTTTTCTAGGCTCTATGTCAATATATGCCATACTTAACAAATCGGCCAGCTTAGGATTTGCAAATAAAAAGTCTATACGAAGCCCAGCGTTGTTAGCAAAAGCTCTTTCTCTGTAGTCCCACCAACTAAAATCATGTCCTTTAGGATTGTGTATCCTATACAAATCTATAAAGCCTGCATTTAAAATACTACGCATAGCTTTTCTTTCTGCCAAACTATATAGCAAACGATTTTTCATTAAGTCTGGAGAGTATACATCCATTTCAAAAGGCGCTACATTAAAATCTCCCCCTACGATTATTAAGCTATTTTGATTTAAGGAAGTAAGATAGTTTTTGAGCGCTCCTAGGAATTTAAGTTTTTTCTCAAAATTGGGACTATCAACAGAACCTCCGTTAGGAACGTATACATTTATAGCTTCTATAGGACCTACATGAGTTTGAGCCCTAACATGTAAGAACCGCGCTTCGTCTGGAACTGGATTATCAGGAAAATCTCTTGTAATTTCTCTTATATCACCTGAGCTAATAATTGCAACACCGTTATAAGCCTTTTGCCCTACGTGCAAAACATTTGAAAAAGAGTCATAAGGAAAATTTGAATCCTGGGATTTTGTTTCTTGAAGTAGTAATAAATCAGCTTTGTTTAACTCCAACCACTTTTGCACTTGCTCTAAGCGCACGTTAATTGAGTTTACATTCCAAGTTGCGATATTAACTACTTGCATACAAAACTAATATTGGCGCACCCGAGAGGACTTGAACCCCTAACCTTATGATCCGTAGTCATACGCTCTATCCAGTTGAGCTACGGGTGCAATATTATACGGAATAAAGCTTTTTGGCACTCATGCCATCATATTGATTGCCAGAGCGCAACCAAAACAAGACATTGAGCACTAATGCCATCAGGGAGATTATACCTACAAAATATAAAATAGGCAACCACGCAATTTGGGTTTTACTATAAAGCCATGTCGAAATCACGGGAGTTGAAGCCGAAATCGTTATTGAGCCCAAAGCATGGACTAAGCTGAACAATCTTTGCCTTATCACCTTTGGAATAAAAGACTTTAAAAGCGTTAAGCATGGAATATTTACTAGAGGCAACAAAGCACTTACAGCAAGATATATGGGAATTGAAAGCTTACCATCTTGCACAAAGTAACTTTGCATTATACTCAAAACTCCAATTAGCCCAGCCGAAATAGTTGCTACTAACCTCGGACTGACACTATCAGCTAAAAATCCCCCTACAATAGATGCTAAAGCATACATTGCGATACCAGCTGAGATATATAACTGCATGGATGAAGAATGAATATTACGCAATACCTCAAAATTATAGGTACCAAAAAAGATAAAATTAAAATGATACGTTGCTCCAATTCCTCCAGCTAATATCATACCTAAAAAGGTGAATGCGATATTTTCTTTTACTATCTTCATCAAGGGCATTTGCTTATAATGCTCATAATTTTCATCCTTCTTAAGTTCTAGATCTAAAGAACTATCCGTAAATCTATTACGTAAAGTAATAATAGTAATACCAGCAAGACTACCGCAAATAAAAGATAGACGCCAGAAGTTATCCGGCACAAAGTCTAAGGTTGCTAGAAGTGCAGAAACAGACGCTAAAAACGATCCTCCAACGGCAGATATAGTGACTAGGCTTGAACTCAGATTTTTTCTCTTTGAACTAACACTTTCGTATATATAAATTCTAATTCCATCAGTGCCGCTTGAAACAAAAGTAACAACGCAAATTCTAAGCAATAAAAGCAGCATAGGAGCCAAAAAGCCTATACTTTCATATGAAGGCAAAATACCTAAAATAAATGATGCACAAGCTGTAACCATCAGACCAATATTAATTGTAACCTGACGACCGTATATATCCCCTATTCGACCTAAAAATATTGATCCTAAAGGCTTCATCAAAACAGCTAAATACATCATTAAATAAGTTTTGAGCAAAACCGTTAGTGAGTCATGAACGGGTAAGAAATTTTTAGCAATTTTTGCCGCTAAAAAGCCAAATAAATGGTAATCGTAGTATTGTACTAATGCGCTCAAAGCAGCTATGATCAAACTTGCTTTGTTCATAAATTTATAACTTAAAATTAAAAGACCTAACAATTATATTCGATTTTCTTTAAACAATCAAATAGGTCTTTAATTTTATCTAGTCCAGTGCTTCAGCTTAGTATAGGATAATCAAGAAGCAATAATACCGGAATCTAATTGAGAATTTTATGACAACATTAAACGCTTGTAAAACCTATTAAATATAATTTAATAGCTTTACTGTCAATTAATTTATATTAGGCATTATATTGATTGACCTTGATCTTTATAGCAGAAATATTTTAAAATGTAGTAATAAATATCCTAAAACCAGAGCTTATCGTTATAAGTCAAATGCTCTTTTAGTTCAGAAATAATACTCTCACCTAAATTGATTGAAAGATATTTTTTATACCACGGAGCCTTAGGTTTTATGTGTTGCACTTGGATATCTGATCCAAATTTCTTATTGATAAAGTTATACAAGTTATCTATGCCGTCAATAAGCCCATAATCTAAAGCTGTCTTGCCCGCCCAAAACTCGCCCGTAAAAAGTATACTATCGCTTTGGGTAAGCTTGTCTTTTCTACGACCTTTAACGTAAGAAACAAAATGATCATAGATTTGATTCTGTAACTTTTTAATTAATTTAACATCATCAGCTTTTTCTGGTAAAAATGGATCCAGAATAGATTTTTTAGTGCCTTGAGTATAAATTCTGCGCTCTAAGCCTAATTTTTCCATCACCTTATGTAGCCCAAATCCTGTATATATAACGCCTATTGATCCTATAATTGAGCTCTCAGATGCATATATTTCTTCTCCTGCGCAAGCAAGCCAATATCCACCAGATGCAGCCATATCTTCAACAAAACTGTATACAGGAACCTTCTTTTCCGCAGAAAGCTGTATAATTCTTGCTGCAATCAACTCAGCTTGAACTGGCATACCCCCAGGTGAGCTGATGGCAAGGCATACAGCTTTTAAATTTTGGGGCTCAAAAGCTTTTTCGATTAATTCATTTAATCCATCTAACGTTAGGCCAGACTTAGACATAGAACCTTTACCAATAGCACCATCAAGCCGTAAAATGCTAACAGTTTTTTGCTTTTTTTTACTAAATAAACCAAAAGGCCAACAAGAAGAAAGACACTGTAATAGTTTGTTCTGTGGCTGTTTGATGGCGCTTGATGCTACCATTTTATAATTGCGCTTTATGGCTGTTTTCATATATTTATTTTTTCTTTTTTATAGGACGGTCCAACAATTTTGAGGTATTATTTGGCATCACATGATTACCTGGAATATGATCTAATATCATCTCTCTAACTTTTTCATCACTCCACTTCGTTTGACCCTCAATTTCTAATATTATTTTCTTATTATTATCTATTAGGAATGTATAAGGCAAGTTAGAGATACCTAAAGTATGAAAAAGTTTAAATTTATAATCATGGAATATATTTAGATGTCTAATATTGTTATCACGATAAAATTTCTTTACTACTTTAATTCCTTGATAGTCTTCTGAAATAGCCAAGATTTCAATTGGAAGCTTACGAAAATCTTTTTTTAGCAAGTCGAAATCTTTCATATCTTGCTTGCAATGCATACACCAGGACGCCCAAAACATTACAAGCATAGTTTTATCCTCTATTTGATCTAAGTAGTATTTATCACCATCAACATCAAACACCGGAGTCTCATCCGGCCAATATATCACTTTATCGTGCTTAATTATTTTCCCTTCAAGCGCAAATGAAAAATTAAAAAAAAGTAAAAAAAGTAAATAATATCTCATATAAGCTATTATAGGCGAATATCATACTTCTACAAGCTATTTCTTAGACGCAGCCTTAAACAAACGATCGTTAATTGCAATTCCTATCCCTACGTATGGAATCTTTGCAACGGCTATACCTTTTAAGCCCTTTTGAATAACTTGTCTATCAGCTTCTCTTAAAAGTGCATATAAATTATGAGCCGCTTCTTCTAAGTTGCCCGATTTGCTCAAACTAAAATTAGAAGTAAAATGATTATTAAAATCTAACCCCACTTCATCATTTTTTAGTTTTGCCGCATTAAGACGAAGTTTTGAAACTGGACTATAGTGAGCAAGAAGCATACCTGGAGCTTTTGGCGCATCATTATCTTGACAACAAGTTTCTGGCCAGATGCCACAAACCTCCTGAATGTCTGGTGGCAATATAACACCGCTACGCAGGATCGTAAGCTTTCCTGTTGTATCAATGATTGTAGACTCTAGTCCACAATATTGACTTGCTTCATCTGAGGATAAGACATACAAATCTTTATCTGTAAAATCATTTAATACATGCTGAGGCGAAGTAGAAGTGACGTATCCAGAGAGGTTTGCACTTGGTGCTGCAATAGGAATATTAGCTAGTTTTAAAAGCTCACTTGTAATTGGATGAGCCGACACTCTTATTGCAATAGTATCCAAACCAGCTGTGACATTAGATGCAATATTAGCAGTTTGTTTCAGTTTTACTACGAGAGTTAAAGGACCAGGCCAAAATTTTTCAGCTAGTTTAATGGCTATGTCAGAAAATTCTCCTATTAGTTTAGCCTGATTTAAATCTGCAACATGGACGATCAGCGGATTAAAAGAAGGACGCCCTTTAAGCTGATATATTCTATTGCACGCATCAAAGGATAATGCACTTGCCCCAAGACCACAAACTGTTTCCGTTGGAAAGGCAACAACTTGCCCCTGCTGCAAAGCTTTTGCCGCAAGATGCAAGTCATTTATTAGTTTAGCCATTAATTAAAATACTTTCGTTGCGAAACAACTTGATTTGATTCTTCGTTATTTTTTTTACGCTCTGGTCTAGCTTTACGTTCGTTATTATTACGCTCGTTATTTTTATTAACATG
Above is a genomic segment from Candidatus Phycorickettsia trachydisci containing:
- a CDS encoding ankyrin repeat domain-containing protein — its product is MFKYNLINIINRYIKMTNSPKNSDSPLHLSIKYNSDIDIIKSLLDKGADINVEDAYEKASLHITVSANYESSLHSLMQEDDGSEINTHTIGDGPSAF
- the grxD gene encoding Grx4 family monothiol glutaredoxin, translating into MNIMTTEATLNKIDQIVKQNPVVLFMKGTKDFPQCGFSAAVVHILDTLNVDFIDINVLEDDAIRQGVKKYSDWATLPQLYIKGEFVGGCDIVKELYASNQLQEQLANI
- a CDS encoding SemiSWEET transporter, giving the protein MNDYMEYLGMLAGFCTTVAFVPQLVKVVKTRAAQDISTSMYLIFIIGLILWIIYGVYRASLPIIIANSCTLLFASAILFVKFLIDKSSS
- a CDS encoding DUF2256 domain-containing protein, translating into MPTKVKKAHLPTKTCAICLKPFTWRKKWEKVWHNVKYCSNKCRGKKSTNLLKSL
- a CDS encoding NAD(P)/FAD-dependent oxidoreductase is translated as MKPSIAIIGAGISGLILAKKLQDKALVTVFEKARGVGGRMSTRYTDPFYFDHGAQCFTARTKEFQQFLEPYIQKGLIHEWLGNVINLEIEQEATTRLWKESHLVASPNMNSLCKELAKEINVITNLEIAPINERIKNKWLLKDKDGNQIGTYDWIISTAPPRQTISLFENYLADNNPIRNVSMHGGFSLMIGFNRPWDQDWIAAKVINNPIKWISINSTKPHRPKNVTCIVAHSSNSWSNKHIDDRIDISQTFLLKEFEKVTSINCEGTDYIETHRWRYAIVHKTQKSNFYLDPKLQLAATSDWCSTSRIEEVWWSSKMLSAEILNIINCM
- a CDS encoding cryptochrome/photolyase family protein, whose translation is MSTLRIILQDQLTETISSLDGIDKNLDCVMMCEAKEEFTNVPHHPIKIAFLISAMRLFAEELRSKGYKVRYVPLDGGCNSLDDEVKNAIEELKPDSIVITEPYDWRVWEKIQNWQSKFSIKVEIRSDKRFLCSIEEFKKWAGNKKSLLMEPFYRMMRKKYNILMDMDGKPTGGLWNYDKENRRPPDDDMRFPPRLIHEANDIVKDVIKLVEKNFQNHFGSLKHFDLATTRNQALREAHFFIDNFLPSFGRYQDAMISGEAYLYHSRLSPYLNAGLLMPLELCKLAQDAYRHGKAPLNAVEGFIRQILGWREYIRGIYWNFMPAYAKMNYFEARNPLPSFYWGKPTKMFCIKEAVSHTEQFAYSHHIQRLMVTGNFALLAGINPREVEEWYLAVYADAYEWVELPNTLGMALFGDGGIMASKPYAASGKYISRMSNFCKKCHYNPNKLIGEDACPFNALYWHFFMLHESKLRNNTRLSFAYLSLKKFDNAKKEAIIEQADKVIALMNKGLL
- the xth gene encoding exodeoxyribonuclease III, whose amino-acid sequence is MQVVNIATWNVNSINVRLEQVQKWLELNKADLLLLQETKSQDSNFPYDSFSNVLHVGQKAYNGVAIISSGDIREITRDFPDNPVPDEARFLHVRAQTHVGPIEAINVYVPNGGSVDSPNFEKKLKFLGALKNYLTSLNQNSLIIVGGDFNVAPFEMDVYSPDLMKNRLLYSLAERKAMRSILNAGFIDLYRIHNPKGHDFSWWDYRERAFANNAGLRIDFLFANPKLADLLSMAYIDIEPRKQTECSDHTPVVAKFVL
- a CDS encoding MFS transporter; this encodes MNKASLIIAALSALVQYYDYHLFGFLAAKIAKNFLPVHDSLTVLLKTYLMMYLAVLMKPLGSIFLGRIGDIYGRQVTINIGLMVTACASFILGILPSYESIGFLAPMLLLLLRICVVTFVSSGTDGIRIYIYESVSSKRKNLSSSLVTISAVGGSFLASVSALLATLDFVPDNFWRLSFICGSLAGITIITLRNRFTDSSLDLELKKDENYEHYKQMPLMKIVKENIAFTFLGMILAGGIGATYHFNFIFFGTYNFEVLRNIHSSSMQLYISAGIAMYALASIVGGFLADSVSPRLVATISAGLIGVLSIMQSYFVQDGKLSIPIYLAVSALLPLVNIPCLTLLKSFIPKVIRQRLFSLVHALGSITISASTPVISTWLYSKTQIAWLPILYFVGIISLMALVLNVLFWLRSGNQYDGMSAKKLYSV
- a CDS encoding S49 family peptidase, which encodes MKTAIKRNYKMVASSAIKQPQNKLLQCLSSCWPFGLFSKKKQKTVSILRLDGAIGKGSMSKSGLTLDGLNELIEKAFEPQNLKAVCLAISSPGGMPVQAELIAARIIQLSAEKKVPVYSFVEDMAASGGYWLACAGEEIYASESSIIGSIGVIYTGFGLHKVMEKLGLERRIYTQGTKKSILDPFLPEKADDVKLIKKLQNQIYDHFVSYVKGRRKDKLTQSDSILFTGEFWAGKTALDYGLIDGIDNLYNFINKKFGSDIQVQHIKPKAPWYKKYLSINLGESIISELKEHLTYNDKLWF